A region of Arabidopsis thaliana chromosome 5, partial sequence DNA encodes the following proteins:
- a CDS encoding FBD, F-box and Leucine Rich Repeat domains containing protein (FBD, F-box and Leucine Rich Repeat domains containing protein; CONTAINS InterPro DOMAIN/s: FBD (InterPro:IPR013596), F-box domain, cyclin-like (InterPro:IPR001810), F-box domain, Skp2-like (InterPro:IPR022364), Leucine-rich repeat 2 (InterPro:IPR013101); BEST Arabidopsis thaliana protein match is: FBD / Leucine Rich Repeat domains containing protein (TAIR:AT5G56700.1); Has 2091 Blast hits to 2055 proteins in 38 species: Archae - 0; Bacteria - 13; Metazoa - 7; Fungi - 0; Plants - 2069; Viruses - 0; Other Eukaryotes - 2 (source: NCBI BLink).): MAEISGLPDDLLVKILAFLPTKVAISTSVLSKQWRFLWMWLPKLKYDDYDDITDGFNSVSAFQTYRDFIAKNLPLHRAPIIESLSLGFRCGTLQPEDLKSWVEVAVSRSVRELSILAYYRNNYALSSSSLYTCKSLVTLKGFNIRVDVPPTVCLLPSLRTLELKRVRYLNEDSLRMLLSFCPVLEYLSIERHDNDNLRGLVVDVPSLRRLSLTSYTGCSSDDYVIVTPSLKYFKAFDYRSEISSYKIEKIPELEEADISIERNPEKLFVYFKSIKCLSLQVDFNSKEEPGYDSGIVFNHLEELTPYINDANWSKLLFRLLNDSPKLRVLEISNSKSFYKEKIGEYLPVSWSKNQGSVPKCFLNSLETFRVKWYYSEEQEDRDFLSLIFKHARCLKSTSILHR, from the exons ATGGCTGAAATCAGCGGGCTGCCTGATGACTTGCTGGTGAAGATACTAGCGTTTCTTCCAACAAAAGTTGCTATATCAACTAGCGTTTTGTCAAAACAATGGCGGTTTCTTTGGATGTGGTTGCCTAAACTTAAGTACGATGATTACGATGACATTACTGATGGTTTCAATTCCGTGTCTGCATTCCAGACATATCGGGATTTTATTGCCAAGAATTTGCCATTACACAGAGCTCCCATCATAGAAAGTTTGAGCCTCGGATTTCGTTGTGGAACACTTCAACCTGAGGATTTGAAATCGTGGGTTGAAGTTGCAGTTTCTCGTAGTGTGCGTGAGCTAAGTATCCTTGCATATTATAGGAATAATTATGCATTATCGTCGTCTAGTTTGTATACCTGCAAATCGCTCGTGACTTTGAAAGGCTTTAACATTCGTGTGGATGTTCCTCCAACAGTTTGTCTCCTGCCTTCCTTGAGAACTTTGGAACTTAAACGTGTGAGATACTTAAACGAAGATTCTCTTCGAATGCTCCTATCCTTTTGCCCTGTTCTGGAATATCTAAGTATAGAACGACACGATAATGACAATTTGAGAGGGTTAGTTGTTGATGTCCCGTCCTTGCGGCGTTTATCTTTAACTTCATATACTGGATGTTCTTCTGACGATTATGTAATAGTTACACCTTCTTTGAAGTATTTCAAAGCTTTTGATTACAGAAGTGAAATTTCCTCCTATAAGATTGAGAAAATTCCAGAGCTTGAAGAGGCAGATATCAGTATTGAGCGAAATCCCGAGAAGCTTTTCGTATATTTCAAATCTATCAAATGTCTTTCATTACAAGTAGACTTCAACAGCAAGGAAGAG CCCGGGTATGATTCTGGTATTGTCTTCAATCATCTTGAAGAACTGACGCCATATATAAACGACGCTAATTGGTCCAAGTTACTTTTCCGGTTGCTCAATGATTCACCTAAACTCCGAGTCCTCGAAATCAGCAACTCCAAGtcattt tataaagaaaaaattgggGAGTATCTACCGGTTAGCTGGAGCAAAAATCAGGGATCCGTTCCTAAATGTTTCTTGAATAGTCTAGAAACTTTCAGGGTTAAATGGTACTACAGCGAGGAGCAAGAAGATAGGGATTTCTTGAGTCTTATCTTCAAACATGCTCGATGTCTGAAATCTACATCAATCCTGCACAGATGA